The following is a genomic window from Cervus canadensis isolate Bull #8, Minnesota chromosome 25, ASM1932006v1, whole genome shotgun sequence.
tgaaaataattcatttaaaataggcTTTTCACAGATCCCCTCCCTCCAGGCTCCAAGAGTTGATGGTGAAGTTTCTCTCAATCACTTAGCACTTAAAAGCTCTTTAGGTCTGCTTTCTTAGCAAatatggttcagaaaaaaaaataagaaaaaaaaagaagttttctgtttgttttttttttttaagatgttgaTCAGTGTAGTTATGGATGCAAAGAAGTCACTCCAGCTGTCACAAAGGGTAAAAttaaaccttttttctttttcaggctgACCAGTGCACAGGTCTTCAGGGCTTCCTGGTTTTCCACAGCTTTGGTGGGGGAACCGGTTCTGGGTTCACCTCCCTGCTGATGGAACGTCTCTCTGTCGATTATGGCAAGAAGTCCAAGCTGGAGTTCTCCATTTACCCAGCCCCCCAGGTTTCCACAGCTGTCGTTGAGCCCTACAACTCCATCCTCACCACCCACACCACCCTGGAGCACTCTGATTGTGCCTTCATGGTAGACAATGAGGCCATCTATGACATCTGTCGTAGAAACCTCGACATTGAGCGCCCAACCTACACAAATCTTAACCGCCTCATGAGCCAGATAGTGTCCTCCATCACGGCTTCCCTGAGGTTTGATGGAGCCCTGAATGTGGATCTGACAGAGTTCCAGACCAACCTGGTGCCTTATCCCCGCATCCACTTCCCTCTGGCCACATACGCCCCTGTCATCTCTGCTGAGAAAGCCTACCATGAACAGCTTTCTGTAGCAGAGATCACCAATGCTTGCTTTGAGCCAGCCAACCAGATGGTGAAATGTGACCCTCGCCATGGTAAATACATGGCCTGCTGCCTGTTGTACCGTGGTGATGTGGTTCCCAAAGATGTCAATGCTGCCATTGCCACCATCAAGACCAAGCGCAGCATCCAGTTTGTGGACTGGTGCCCCACTGGCTTCAAGGTTGGCATTAATTACCAGCCTCCCACTGTGGTACCTGGTGGAGACCTGGCCAAAGTCCAACGAGCTGTGTGCATGCTGAGCAACACCACAGCCATCGCTGAGGCCTGGGCTCGCCTGGACCACAAGTTTGACCTGATGTATGCCAAGCGTGCCTTTGTTCACTGGTACGTGGGTGAGGGCATGGAGGAAGGAGAGTTTTCTGAGGCCCGTGAGGACATGGCTGCCCTTGAGAAGGATTATGAGGAGGTTGGAGCTGACAGTGCGGAGGGAGATGATGAGGGTGAGGAGTATTAGCATGTCTGCTGCAGTTTCATCTTGGGACTGTATTGTTTGTGTTTGGTGCAGCTGTCCACTGTGGCCGTATCTTGTCAATAAAGGTGATATTTCCACTTCCAAGGTCACGCTAGATCgtagtaaatatttacttattgaaGGCCAGTTTGGGATGGAGGATGCTGACAATTTTATCTGATCATTTGCTCAACATTTCAAGTGGTTTCTCTGTACTGTGCTAAGGGGTTTGTCTATTTCGTTTAGACCTGAAACAATGACTGGTGATAAAATCATAAGTAAGGCAACAGGCTGAGATTGGGCCAGTGCTTTTCAAACGTTAATATGGATGTGAATCTCctgtagattttaaaaagcagagctgaTTCTGTAGGTCTGAAGCGGAGTTTCAACAAACatactgccttttttttcttttttcttcttttttgcctttGTCTTTTAAAGCtctcaggttttttgtttttaattggaggataattgatttacaatattgtgttggtttctgccatacaccaacatgaatcagccataggtatacataggtcccctccctcccacctcccaccccatcctacccctctaggttgtcacagagcactgggtttgagctgtctgcatcatacagcaaattcccactgttttacttatggtaatatatatgtttcaatgctactctcttaaGTCATCCCACCCAAAGCTCCCAGGTATTCTTGTCTGCTGTGACCACATGTGGAGTAGCAAGGGGTTAGGTAACATAGCTAATAAATGGTGGAGCCATAACTCAAGTCGCCAGGCTGACTGCCAGAACTACTGCAGTCTTTATTTCATAAAGTGTTGGAGTCACATTGGAAGGGCTTGGAATTTTGTGCAGAGTTTTCGTCCTTGGCCAGATTCTACAATGGCAAACTAGGGCTGTGCTTTAAGAAGTCACTGGTTGGAGAAAGTAGAGCAGGCTGAGACACACAAGTACAGTAGTCTCAGGTGGTTATGGTATTGGTCCTTGACCCAGTGTATGTCATGGGGAATATTTGAAGTAGGGGAATAATAAGGAAAATTGAAGGAGTATGTATGTAAGAAAGGTTGAAGACCAGAGCTCCCCAATTTGGATGCTTTTCTAAGCACCTACTGGAAGCTGTGTGGTTCTTGAGGGGGGCAGGAGGCAACTATGAAAAGATGAGGGTGGAGGAAGAATGTGCGGGTGACTGGAGAGTTTGGTGATTGGTGCTCAGGGACCAGTGGTGTGGCCTCTGAGGTTGAACTGAGCAATGAGAGAGGACAGCGATCATCAGAGGGCCAGGTCATGCAGAAGGGAGGTTCCATTTTTGATGCTTTGGTCCTGGCCTGAGTGGGAAGGCCAAGCAAGTGGCAGGAGGTGAGGGTCAGTGCAGGTCTGTTCACCTTTGCTCCAGGACTGAGCTTATTCAATGGCGCTCAGCTACCATCTTTCTTTTCCCACTGGTGTTTTCACCTCTTACTCATTGCTACCCTCTACCCCCTTACTCTTTAAGGAGAACATTTTAAACATGCacattctgggaattccctggtggcccagtggaatTGGCGCTTTCAGTGCTGAGGGCCCTGGTTCAaaccctgattggggaactaagattccacaaagCACATGGACCAGCAGCCCTCTCCCTCAAATGCACATTCTGTCTTGGAGCACAGCTTCCAGCCTGAGCTGTCTCAGCTTTGTGCTCGGAATGGTTGTCACGAGAGCAACCGTTGTCTCACGCTTTCAGGGCGATACCCAACCCGCCCCATCCTTGAGTACAGCCAGCCACTGCTACCCAAAGTGATGGGCTAGACCCCTTCTGCAGGCTGAGCATGGGCGTCCTGGGCTGAAACAATGAACCTTGGAGAAGCTGGCCACTCCAGATGCGCTCAGACCTTCCCAACCTGGGGTATCTGCCGATTGCTACAGAGAGCTCTGGAGGGATCAGGACATTCAGGTGTGAGAAGGAAGAGAGATCATCAGCTTCAGCTGAGCACAGATCCC
Proteins encoded in this region:
- the LOC122427613 gene encoding tubulin alpha-1C chain isoform X1 — encoded protein: MRECISIHVGQAGVQIGNACWELYCLEHGIQPDGQMPSDKTIGGGDDSFNTFFSETGAGKHVPRAVFVDLEPTVIDEVRTGTYRQLFHPEQLISGKEDAANNYARGHYTIGKEIIDLVLDRVRKLADQCTGLQGFLVFHSFGGGTGSGFTSLLMERLSVDYGKKSKLEFSIYPAPQVSTAVVEPYNSILTTHTTLEHSDCAFMVDNEAIYDICRRNLDIERPTYTNLNRLMSQIVSSITASLRFDGALNVDLTEFQTNLVPYPRIHFPLATYAPVISAEKAYHEQLSVAEITNACFEPANQMVKCDPRHGKYMACCLLYRGDVVPKDVNAAIATIKTKRSIQFVDWCPTGFKVGINYQPPTVVPGGDLAKVQRAVCMLSNTTAIAEAWARLDHKFDLMYAKRAFVHWYVGEGMEEGEFSEAREDMAALEKDYEEVGADSAEGDDEGEEY
- the LOC122427613 gene encoding tubulin alpha-1C chain isoform X2; translation: MPSDKTIGGGDDSFNTFFSETGAGKHVPRAVFVDLEPTVIDEVRTGTYRQLFHPEQLISGKEDAANNYARGHYTIGKEIIDLVLDRVRKLADQCTGLQGFLVFHSFGGGTGSGFTSLLMERLSVDYGKKSKLEFSIYPAPQVSTAVVEPYNSILTTHTTLEHSDCAFMVDNEAIYDICRRNLDIERPTYTNLNRLMSQIVSSITASLRFDGALNVDLTEFQTNLVPYPRIHFPLATYAPVISAEKAYHEQLSVAEITNACFEPANQMVKCDPRHGKYMACCLLYRGDVVPKDVNAAIATIKTKRSIQFVDWCPTGFKVGINYQPPTVVPGGDLAKVQRAVCMLSNTTAIAEAWARLDHKFDLMYAKRAFVHWYVGEGMEEGEFSEAREDMAALEKDYEEVGADSAEGDDEGEEY